A genomic region of Eucalyptus grandis isolate ANBG69807.140 chromosome 5, ASM1654582v1, whole genome shotgun sequence contains the following coding sequences:
- the LOC120293853 gene encoding ribulose bisphosphate carboxylase small chain, chloroplastic-like, producing the protein MSASVFTAPVVGSGCVGLQLKQFKLFPVKESAGWRQRTVSNGSKTYCMKTWNPINNKKFETLSYLPPLSDDSLPSEIDYMLKKGWVPCLEFDEVGYVRAVEKIAGCQGTTTAVLTLWKLPMFGCNDSSQVLHEISE; encoded by the exons ATGTCTGCATCGGTTTTTACCGCTCCGGTCGTCGGATCAGGCTGTGTTGGCTTGCAACTAAAGCAATTTAAGCTGTTCCCGGTAAAAGAGTCTGCAGGATGGCGCCAGAGAACCGTCTCCAATGGTTCTAAAACCTACTGCATGAAG ACATGGAATCCGATCAACAACAAGAAGTTCGAGACCCTTTCCTACCTCCCTCCTCTGTCAGACGATTCATTGCCAAGCGAGATCGACTACATGCTCAAGAAAGGATGGGTCCCGTGCCTTGAATTCGATGAG GTGGGGTACGTGCGTGCGGTAGAGAAAATAGCAGGATGCCAGGGTACTACGACGGCGGTACTGACGCTCTGGAAGCTGCCGATGTTCGGCTGCAACGACTCCTCCCAAGTCCTCCACGAGATCAGCGAGTAA
- the LOC104446652 gene encoding disease resistance protein RUN1: protein MDQHHVYKVEALSNSQAHELLSKHAFQTHQIRTDLVDGALKYAKGLPLALEVLGSLLCGTTENVWESTIKKLSRNPDKAINNVLKVSFDGLDENEKEIFLHIACFFKGWATEHTKKVLDSCDLETIVGFDILIKRSLISIENGILKMHDLIQAMGMDIVNQECRDVPGRRSKLWLCDDVVDVQSRDMGDCAVKAIVLALPEPTEMRINPDDFTKLRRLRLLILHNVHSSFHGPTCLPSELRWFEWSGCAHKIPNAANPKKLVGLNMSKGNITEVPKQFKVSITDIDLFIIYLICICRCVFYV, encoded by the exons ATGGATCAACATCATGTATATAAAGTTGAGGCACTGAGTAACAGTCAAGCTCATGAGCTGcttag TAAGCATGCTTTTCAAACACACCAAATTAGAACAGATCTAGTGGATGGTGCTCTGAAATATGCTAAAGGccttcctttagcacttgaAGTGCTGGGTTCCTTATTATGTGGTACAACAGAAAATGTATGGGAAAGTACAATAAAAAAACTTTCTAGGAATCCTGACAAAGCCATTAATAATGTGCTCAAAGTGAGTTTTGATGGATTagatgaaaatgagaaagagatCTTTCTCCACATTGCCTGCTTCTTTAAGGGGTGGGCAACAGAGCATACAAAGAAAGTTCTTGATAGTTGCGATCTTGAGACAATTGTAGGATTTGATATTCTCATTAAGAGGTCCTTGATAAGCATTGAGAATGGAATCCTAaaaatgcatgacttgattcaagCAATGGGTATGGACATTGTGAACCAAGAATGTCGAGATGTTCCTGGAAGACGCAGCAAACTATGGTTGTGTGATGATGTCGTCGATGTTCAGTCACGTGACATG GGAGATTGTGCTGTAAAAGCCATAGTGTTGGCACTACCTGAGCCAACAGAGATGCGTATCAATCCcgatgattttacaaaattgagAAGGCTTAGATTGCTCATCTTGCACAACGTGCATAGTTCCTTTCATGGTCCTACATGTCTTCCTAGTGAGCTTAGATGGTTTGAATGGTCTGGATGTGCTCACAAGATTCCAAATGCAGCTAATCCAAAGAAATTAGTGGGACTTAATATGAGTAAAGGCAATATCACAGAAGTTCCAAAACAATTTAAGGTAAGTATTACTGACATAGAcctttttattatctacttaATTTGTATATGTAGATGCGTATTTTATGTATAG
- the LOC104446681 gene encoding toll/interleukin-1 receptor-like protein, with protein MASSLNPKKIYDVFLSFRGADLRNNFIGHLYQALHHNGVYTFRNSEELKKGDQISPVLMKAIEESCIAIIIFSEDYASSRWCLEELAKIIECKEQKNLIVLPVFYKVDPREVREGRKSYQISLAKHEFKFGKDSKKVKRWKKALSDAGNLSEWHLNDGDESELIQEIVNKISIYLDRPLHVAKHPIGIYIRVTELKLMLKLESNDGVLMVGLWGHGGIGKTCLAKALYNALFIKFEGACFLANVRETSKDSRGLVTLQEMILNDILLPQQRLKVSNVDEGNNLIQRRLGRKKFSSSLMMWMHCASWML; from the exons ATGGCTTCTTCATTGAACcccaaaaagatttatgatgtcttcttgagtttcagaggtgCAGACTTGCGTAACAACTTCATTGGCCATCTTTACCAAGCTTTACACCATAATGGAGTATACACTTTCCGGAATAGTGAGGAATTGAAAAAGGGAGATCAAATATCGCCGGTACTTATGAAGGCTATTGAAGAATCGTGCATTGccatcatcattttctctgaGGACTATGCTTCCTCAAGGTGGTGCTTGGAAGAGTTGGCGAAGATTATAGAGTGCAAGGAGCAAAAGAACCTCATTGTTCTACCGGTGTTTTATAAAGTGGACCCAAGAGAAGTGAGAGAGGGCAGAAAGAGTTATCAAATATCTCTGGCTAAGCACGAGTTTAAGTTTGGGAAGGATTCtaagaaagtgaagagatggaagaaagcTCTTTCCGATGCTGGGAATTTGTCCGAGTGGCACTTGAATGATGG GGACGAGTCAGAGCTTATACAAGAAATTGTGAACAAGATCTCCATTTACCTAGACCGTCCATTACATGTTGCTAAGCATCCAATTGGCATATATATCCGAGTTACTGAGTTGAAATTGATGTTAAAACTTGAGTCTAACGATGGCGTTCTCATGGTGGGATTATGGGGACATGGAGGTATAGGGAAGACATGTTTAGCAAAAGCTCTTTACAATGCTCTGTTCATAAAATTTGAGGGTGCATGTTTTCTAGCAAATGTTAGAGAAACTTCAAAAGATAGCAGGGGTTTGGTTACTTTACAAGAAATGATACTAAATGATATATTATTACCACAACAAAGATTAAAAGTGTCCAATGTGGATGAAGGTAATAATCTAATACAACGTAGACTTGGTCGCAAAAAGTTCtcctcatcattgatgatgTGGATGCATTGTGCCAGTTGGATGCTTTAG